A genomic stretch from Apodemus sylvaticus chromosome 12, mApoSyl1.1, whole genome shotgun sequence includes:
- the LOC127697285 gene encoding left-right determination factor 1 produces the protein MPFLCLCWAFWALSLDSCGEALTGEQVLGSLLQQLQLDRPPVVDKADVEGMVIPSHVRAQYVALLQHSHASRSRGKRFSQNFREVAGRFLVSETSSHLLVFGMEQRLPPNSELVQAVLRLFQEPVPRTALRRQKRLSPHSARARVTIEWLRFRDDGSNRTALIDSRLVSIHESGWKTFDVTEAVNFWQQLSRPRQPLLLQVSVQREHLGAGTWSAHKLVRFAAQGTPDGKGQGEPQLELHTLDLKDYGAQGNCDPEAPVTEGTRCCRQEMYLDLQGMKWAENWILEPPGFLTYECVGSCPQLPESLTSRWPFLGPRQCVASEMTSLPMIVSMKEDGKTRPQVVSLPNMRVQTCSCASDGALIPRRLEP, from the exons ATGCCGTTCCTGTGCCTCTGCTGGGCATTCTGGGCACTGTCCCTGGATAGCTGTGGAGAAGCCCTGACTGGAGAGCAGGTCCTGGGCAGCCTACTGCAACAGCTGCAGCTTGATCGACCTCCAGTCGTGGACAAGGCTGATGTGGAAGGGATGGTCATCCCTTCCCATGTGAGGGCCCAGTATGTGGCCCTGCTACAGCACAGCCATGCCAGCCGCTCGCGAGGCAAGAGGTTCAGCCAGAACTTTCGAG AGGTGGCAGGCAGGTTCCTGGTGTCTGAGACCTCCAGTCACCTGCTAGTGTTCGGCATGGAGCAGCGGCTGCCGCCGAACAGCGAGCTGGTGCAGGCCGTGCTGCGGCTGTTCCAGGAGCCGGTGCCCAGAACAGCTCTCCGGAGGCAAAAGAGGCTGTCCCCACACAGTGCCCGGGCTCGGGTCACCATCGAGTGGCTGCGCTTCCGCGACGACGGCTCCAACCGCACTGCCCTTATTGATTCTAG GCTCGTGTCCATCCACGAGAGCGGCTGGAAGACCTTCGACGTGACGGAGGCCGTGAACTTCTGGCAGCAGCTGAGCCGGCCGAGGCAGCCGCTGCTGCTCCAGGTGTCGGTGCAGAGGGAGCATCTGGGCGCGGGGACCTGGAGCGCACACAAGTTGGTCCGGTTCGCGGCGCAGGGGACGCCGGACGGCAAGGGGCAGGGCGAGCCGCAGCTGGAGCTGCACACGCTGGACCTCAAGGACTACGG AGCTCAAGGCAATTGCGACCCCGAGGCACCAGTGACTGAAGGCACCCGATGCTGTCGCCAGGAGATGTATCTGGACCTGCAGGGGATGAAGTGGGCCGAGAACTGGATCCTGGAACCTCCAGGGTTCCTGACTTATGAGTGCGTGGGCAGCTGCCCGCAGCTGCCGGAGTCCCTGACGAGCAGGTGGCCATTTCTGGGGCCTCGGCAGTGTGTTGCCTCAGAGATGACCTCTCTGCCCATGATTGTCAGCATGAAGGAGGATGGCAAGACCAGGCCTCAAGTGGTCAGCCTGCCCAACATGAGGGTGCAGACGTGTAGCTGTGCCTCGGATGGGGCGCTCATACCCAGGAGGCTGGAGCCATAG